The genomic segment CGGTGTCGGTCGTGGCAGTCATGTGTGTGAGCGTAGGCAACTGCCGTGGAATACGCCTCCGTTCGAGGTGGGCCCGGCTTCGGCACGGCCCGGGAGCGGGTCAGCACACCTCTGGGTCCGGGGGCGGAAGCCCCGGCGGGGGAGCAGTCGGTACAGCGTGCCGGGCCCGGCGGGAACCCGGCCGACAGGGGCGGCCGGGCGCGGTGAGGCGCGGGTCCCCGGTGCCCGGGGGACGGAGGGCCGGGGCCTGGCCAACCGCGTCCGTTCGCGAAGCTGTTCAGGACAGTCCGGGGTCCCCGGGTGCCGGGCGGCGGCCCTCCATGCGCCCGAAGACCGCGAGCGCGTCCTCCGCGGAGTTGCGGGCATGGACGTACTCGTCCGCCCAGGCGGCGGCGTCCGGGAAGGCCGACTCGGCGGCGATCCGCGCGCAGGCGGCCGCGTAGTCGTACGGGGTGCGGCGCAGCTCGACGCCCGGGCCGAGCAGGGCCCAGTGGGCGCCCCGGCGGCCGTACGGCATGCCGACGCTGCCCGGGTTGACGGCCAGACGCCCGTGCACGAGCCGGGCGAACGGCATGTGCGTGTTGCCGCAGACGACCACCTTGACCCCGGCGTCCACACCGGCCAGGACCTCGGCCCAGCGCTCGCCGGACGAGTCGGCGAGGACGATCTCCGCGTCGTCGCGCGGGGTGCCGTGGCAGAACAGCACGCGGCCGAGGCCGTCCACGTCCAGTTCGGCGGTGAGCGGGAGGCCCGCGAGGCGTTCGGCCCGGTCCGGGCGGAGCCGCCCGGCCGCCCAGACGGAGACCGGGATGCCGGCCGGCGCTCCCTCCACCAGCTCCCGGTCCGCGTTGCCCCGGATCCACAGCGCCCGGTCGCCGAGCGAGTCCAGCAGGTCCAGCGTCTCGACGGGCTGCGGCCCGGCCGCCAGGTCGCCGGTGAGCACGATCCGCTCGGCGGACCGGACGGCGGGTTCGGCCAGCACGGCCTCCAGAGCGGGCAGCACCCCGTGGATGTCGGACAGTACGGCGACTCGCTGCGTCATGGCGGCGACGGTAGTGGCACCGGACGTGGACCGCGGGCGGGTTCACTCACCGCGAAGCCCTGCGCCGGCAGGGGCTGTTGCGGCCGTCGGGGCTGTACGGGGTGACGGGGTCGTCCGGGCGGACGTCCCGGATCCGGTGGAGCTCCGGGCGCGGGGGCAGGCCCAGGCCGCTCCGGCTCCTCGTCCCCGACGTGTTCCGCCGGCTCGTCGTCTTGTCGCCACCGAGCGGAACGGCGGGGGCCCGGCCCCTCACCACGCCCCGGGGGGACGCCCGCCACCCGCGTCAGCCGCGTCAGATGCCGAGCTTGGCCGCGTACGCCTTGGCGACGGCGTCCTTGTCGCCCTCCGTCTCCACGCGCGCCTTCTCCTGGCGGCCGTAGAGGAAGAGGAGCAGTTCGCCCGGCTCGCCGGTGACCGTGACCACCGGCGTGCCGCGGTGGGCGACCGCCGTGCGGCCGTCCGGGCGGCGCAGCACCAGGCCGACCGGCGACTTGCGGCCCATCATCCGGGCGGCCTTCTCGATGCGGGACCACAGGGCGTCGGCCAGCACGGGGTCCAGCTCGCGCGGCGTCCAGTCGGGCTGGGCGCGGCGGATGTCCTCGGCGTGCACATAGAACTCGACGGTGTTGGCGGCCTCGTCGATCTGCTTGAGGGTGAACGGCGACATCCGGGGCGGGCCGGTGCGGACGAGCTGGATCAGCTCCTCGTACGGCTTCGCGCCGAACTCGGCGGCCACCCGGTCCAGCCGCGCCGCGAGCGGCTTGACGAACATGCCCGCAGCCGCGTCGGGGCGCCGTTCGCGCACCACGAGGTGCACGGCGAGGTCGCGGGTGGTCCAGTCGCCGCACAGGGTCGGGGCCCCCGGGCCCGCGTTCTCCAACAGATCGGCCAAGAGCAGGCGTTCGCGCTTCGCA from the Streptomyces xinghaiensis S187 genome contains:
- a CDS encoding metallophosphoesterase family protein gives rise to the protein MTQRVAVLSDIHGVLPALEAVLAEPAVRSAERIVLTGDLAAGPQPVETLDLLDSLGDRALWIRGNADRELVEGAPAGIPVSVWAAGRLRPDRAERLAGLPLTAELDVDGLGRVLFCHGTPRDDAEIVLADSSGERWAEVLAGVDAGVKVVVCGNTHMPFARLVHGRLAVNPGSVGMPYGRRGAHWALLGPGVELRRTPYDYAAACARIAAESAFPDAAAWADEYVHARNSAEDALAVFGRMEGRRPAPGDPGLS
- a CDS encoding TIGR03085 family metal-binding protein — its product is MSTHAKRERLLLADLLENAGPGAPTLCGDWTTRDLAVHLVVRERRPDAAAGMFVKPLAARLDRVAAEFGAKPYEELIQLVRTGPPRMSPFTLKQIDEAANTVEFYVHAEDIRRAQPDWTPRELDPVLADALWSRIEKAARMMGRKSPVGLVLRRPDGRTAVAHRGTPVVTVTGEPGELLLFLYGRQEKARVETEGDKDAVAKAYAAKLGI